A region from the Lolium perenne isolate Kyuss_39 chromosome 4, Kyuss_2.0, whole genome shotgun sequence genome encodes:
- the LOC127293003 gene encoding uncharacterized protein, whose product MDSRKEEQHGGAVGWMTVPTFGDWDMKNGPVPDYSMDFSKIREMRKQNKRELSRASLGGDDDLLAQQHKAAQAQAAKAAEFAPAADDHHRPLHTAHDDSPTGRKKFLSYFQCCIRA is encoded by the exons ATGGACTCCCGCAAGGAG GAGCAGCATGGGGGAGCGGTGGGGTGGATGACGGTGCCGACCTTCGGGGACTGGGACATGAAGAACGGCCCCGTGCcggactactccatggacttctcAAAGATCCGCGAGATGCGCAAGCAGAACAAGCGCGAGCTCTCCCGGGCCAGCCtcggcggcgacgacgacctcctcGCCCAGCAGCACAAGGCGGCGCAGGCCCAGGCCGCCAAGGCCGCCGAATTCGCCCCGGCAGCCGACGACCACCACCGGCCGCTCCACACCGCACACGACGATTCACCCACG GGAAGGAAGAAGTTCCTGAGCTATTTCCAGTGCTGTATCAGAGCCTGA
- the LOC127346906 gene encoding protein MIZU-KUSSEI 1-like codes for MPPAVVPVGEDGGGEKQQAAPRSCHVAWSAWWSRVGRCLLASTLQPCHAALGLSPAAPSSPAVVRGTLFLPSTGDRRVRLFLHEHAAPVESAVPAPLLVLDLPAGLAGTDIAAAGRIVLECQREWAGSGGALLESPKWLVYCNGGRAGFATRREAPSDAEGWAMEKLWAVTAGAGWLPGGGVEYLRGRFERIVGSSDAESFHLVEPIGWLGVHGDGGLSIFFHRI; via the coding sequence ATGCCGCCGGCTGTCGTGCCCGTCGGCGAAGACGGCGGCGGAGAAAAACAGCAGGCCGCGCCCCGCAGCTGCCATGTCGCGTGGTCGGCGTGGTGGTCCCGCGTCGGCCGGTGCCTCCTCGCCTCCACGCTCCAGCCGTGCCACGCTGCGCTGGGCCTCTccccggcggcgccctcctccccGGCCGTCGTCCGTGGCACGCTCTTCCTCCCCTCCACCGGCGACCGCCGCGTCCGCCTCTTCCTTCACGAGCACGCGGCGCCCGTGGAGTCCGCGGTGCCGGCGCCGCTCCTCGTCCTCGACCTGCCGGCCGGCCTCGCGGGCACGGACATCGCCGCCGCCGGCAGGATCGTGCTGGAGTGCCAGCGAGAGTGGGCCGGAAGCGGAGGCGCTCTCCTCGAGTCGCCCAAGTGGCTGGTGTACTGCAACGGCGGGCGCGCGGGGTTCGCAACGAGGCGGGAGGCGCCGTCGGACGCGGAGGGGTGGGCGATGGAGAAGCTCTGGGCCGTGACGGCCGGCGCGGGGTGGCTGCCCGGCGGAGGGGTGGAGTACCTGCGTGGCAGGTTTGAGAGGATCGTTGGATCGTCCGATGCGGAGTCGTTCCACCTCGTGGAGCCTATCGGATGGTTGGGAGTGCATGGCGACGGCGGCCTTAGCATCTTCTTCCATCGGATTTAA